One stretch of Cohnella algarum DNA includes these proteins:
- the dut gene encoding dUTP diphosphatase, whose protein sequence is MYPVQLKRLPGNEDIALPQKMSEWAAGFDLHAAVTEPVVLGPGERALIPTGFAMAMPRELEAQVRPRSGLAYKHGITCLNSPGTIDADYRGEVKVLLINLGREPFAINRGERIAQMVFQTVPQVRFAEVEELSETVRGAGGFGHTGT, encoded by the coding sequence TTGTATCCAGTACAGTTGAAGCGGCTGCCGGGGAATGAAGACATCGCGCTCCCGCAAAAAATGTCCGAATGGGCGGCGGGGTTCGATCTTCACGCGGCCGTAACCGAGCCGGTCGTTCTCGGGCCGGGAGAGCGGGCTTTGATCCCGACGGGCTTTGCGATGGCGATGCCCCGCGAATTGGAGGCCCAGGTGCGGCCCCGCAGCGGGCTGGCCTACAAACACGGCATTACGTGCCTTAATTCGCCGGGCACGATCGACGCGGATTACCGGGGCGAAGTGAAGGTGCTGCTGATCAACCTCGGCCGGGAACCGTTCGCGATCAACCGCGGCGAGCGCATCGCGCAAATGGTGTTTCAAACGGTGCCGCAAGTGCGGTTTGCCGAAGTGGAGGAGCTTTCCGAAACGGTGCGGGGAGCGGGCGGCTTCGGCCACACCGGGACGTAA